The sequence GATTCAAGGGAAATAGGCTCGGGAAAACCCGGCAAGATAACCGTGAAATTAATTAAAGAGTTCAAAAATCTCGCAAGATCTACCGGTATTCCTATAAAATAACGTTACTGTTTGCTTGCGGCGCAGGCAATAGGTAAACACTGCGCCGCCGGCAAATATCCGCCGATCATCCAATAAAATTCTTTCTAAAAACGTTTATATATTAAGCGGTTTTACGGCATAAAAATGCGGAAACATCTAAAAAACATCATTCTAATATCCGCTGCTGCGGTTTTGTTGATAACGGCATATAACTTACGCAATATGCTGATAGTGCCTCATTTGATAAATTTTTTAAGCCGCTCCGCCGGACATGAAATAACTTTAGAAAAAATTTATATTAATCCGCTTACGGCAAGCGTAGCATTTTCGGATATCAGCATAGATAATTCAATACACGCCGATTACGCGTCTTTTAGAATAAACTTTTTCAGATTATTCGGGAATTTTAAAACCCCCGAAAAATATTTAAGCAAAATCCACGTTGATAGGCTTTCGCTGCCTTCAAATCTTTCTTTAAAAAATAAAACTGATTCTGCAGGCGCTGAAAACTCTCCAATTAAATTTTCCTTGCCGGAAAATACAATTAACCTATCCGTAGATAATTTAGTTTTGCAATCAAGCTCCGGATCTGTTTGTTTATCCGGCATAAATTTTTCGATAAACAATAAAAAAATAGAGGGGGAAGCCTCCTATTTTCTTTTAAACTCAACCGTAACTTTAAAATCTTTATTGCTTTTCTCTTCAACTGCCCAATATAATTTAAACTCGACGCTTTCTTCAAACGGGGAACTTACGGTATCGGCTAATTTTTTGGGAACCGCTAACTCCGGACTCTCTGAAGTTTTTCAAAATATAAATATTCAAAAAATAGCTTACAAAGGTTTTGAAATATCAAATGCCGCTGGTTCGCTTTCGATAAAAAATAAAAAACTTAAAGCAAACATATCAGGCGAGTTCGGAAAAATTAATTTAACTTCTGAAAATTTATCGGAATTTTTGGTAAACGGCGAAACCGAACTTGAAAAAATAAATAAAAATTTTTCCGCCAAAATCAACTACAACGGCTCTTATAAAAATTCAAAAAGCAGTATAAACGTTAAAATACAAAATCTGTCGGCATATGGTTTTTTACTTGGAAACTATAATTTAACGGCTTCAACCGGCAAAGAAGGCAAATATGAGATTTATTGCGTTTACGGTCTGCGCGAGGCGGCGGCATTTACTTATTTTAACGGCGGCTCTTACTCTTTAAAACTAATTCTTGACGGAGTTGTGTCGGGCGCGGCATCCGGAAATATTAAAGATGAAACTATTAAAGTAGATTTAAAAAATATTTCCGCAGCAAGACTTCCTGCCCTTCCTTTTATATGCAAAGACCCTTCGGGAGCCGTGTCTGTTTTAGGTTCTTTGGGTAAAACCGATGGGAATATAGATGTTGATATAAGAAACTTTCAGGCAAAAAACATTAACAGAACAGACATTAAAGGGAAACTTTCAAAAAATAACGGTTTATATAATGTCAACATCGTAAAAAGCGATAAGTCCGTGTTGTTTAACGGAACTTTTGAAAAAACAAAAGTTTTAAGTTTTGACTTTAATTTTTTAAACCTCAGCGTATATAATATTTTTAAAGCTTTAGGATATTCGCAAAATATAGTAAGCGGCACGGCAAACGGATACATTAAATATAACAGAGGCGCGGATGTAGAGTTTGATCTTTCTGCAGTCAACGGAGTATTATACGCAAATAAATTTAAATTTCTTGAAGCAAAGGGAAATGTTAATTATAAAAGCGTCCGAATATCTCGCTTTATTTTAAAATCCGACAACGCCGGAGCAGATTTGGATATAAGCGGGCTGCTTGGTTTTTCAAAAGATACTCCAGAATCTAAATTTGATATAAAAGCTAAAAATATAATTCTGTCCGGCGCCAATATCAATGCAGATCTTACTTTTAAAGGCAAACTTTCCGGCAAAAACGAAGTTAAAGGCGAGTTATCCGGAAAAAATATAAAAGCCGCGGGAATGGCAATTCAAAAACTATCCGCAGATGTAACCGTTTCCTCCCAAAGAGCAGTTGTGTCGTCGCTGCGTACGGATAACGGCATCTCCGGAAATTTTACGGCAAGCTTTGAGGAAAAAGATTTAAACGGAATGCTGTCATTTAAAAATACCGATATAAAAAATGTATATCCTCAGCTTTACGGAATTTTCAACGGCTACGTTAAGCTGTGGGGAACGTTTGCAAGCCCTTCTGTAAAAATAGAGTCCAACATAAAAAAAGGAGAATATCTTAAAGTGCCGTTTGCATTTTCCGCCGACATGCTTTATGAAAATAAAATATTAAAAGTAGAAAAAGCTTTGTTAGCGTCAAAAGAAACTAAAGCGCTTCTAAAAGGCTCTTACGGGGAAAATGAAAACATATCAGTAGAATTTGAAAACGCCTCGGAAGAAATTATAAACAAGTTTATAGGCTTTGTAAGCCCGGTAAAAGGTTTGTTTTCCGGCAGCGGATCTTTTTATAAAGTAAACGGCAAACCTTATTTAAAAATGTTTTTAGGATCAAAAAACTTTCTTATAAAAAATGCAAAAATAACAGATTTTAAATCTAACGTTATAATACACGATAAACTTATTTCTTTAAGCAGCGCGTCGGCAAAAATTTCAGACAGTGAAATTAAGGCGGAAAGCGCCGGATTTAACATTGCAAGCGGCAAGTATTTCATAGATTTGTCGCTGGTAAACGCTCATGCCGGTTTTGCCGATGTTTTCGGTCAAATTTCACTTTCGGGAGTTATGAAAAAACAAAAAGGCGGTTCAATATATTCCGGCGACATTACTTTTAATAATTTTTGGATTAACAGATATAAACTTACAAACGCTAATTTTAACTATGAAATAAAAGATAAGTCTCTGAAAATATTTAAAGACAATGCGCCCGAAGGCGTTTTAAATGCAAGCGGAACGGTAAAATTCGGCGATGCAATTACAATTGAAAACTTTACCGTTGCAAAAGACGGCGGCTTGTTTACCGTCAACGCTTCGATAAAGCAAGACAACATAAACGCTTTCGCTTTAGGAAAAAGAATCAGCTGGGAATTTCTTTCCGATGCCTTTGAGCTGCCCGTTGAAATGATTGGGGAAACCGATATAAATTTAAGTTTTACCGGACACTTGAAAAACCCGAAAGCTTCGCTTGAAATAAATTCGTCAAACGGCAGCATAATGGAAATTCCTTTTGACGCTTTTGACGTTTCAATGCTTCTGGAAAATAATATAGCTGAAATAAAAAAAGCGAGAATTTATAAAAAAAATGAAGTAAACGTTTCCGTAAGCGGGCGTTTTCCTTTGTGGCTTGACCCTTCCGTTGAAAAAGAAATGAAAAAAATGCCGTTGGAAATTTACTATTCCGTTGAAGACGCGAAAATGAGCGTTTTACAATACATTACAAACGGATATTTAATGCCGTCGTCGGGTAAATTAAATTTTAACGGTTCTCTTAAAGGCGTTTACGGCAAAATAATAAGCAACGGGCAGCTTAACATATCTAACGGCATTATCGCCGTAAAAAATTATATTGAAAAAGCTAAAGACGTTACCGCGGATATTACGCTTTCGGACAACCGCATTCAAATCAATAAATTTTCATTTAAATCCGGAGCGGGGAAAGTAAACGCCGAAGGTTCGGTTTTGCTTGAAAGTTTAAAAATAGCGGATTTTAACCTGAGAATTTTTACCGCCGACAAAAAAGGAATGAGCCTGCGCGTTTTAGAGCTGCCTATTCCAAGTTTTATAGGTTCTAAAGCAATAATGCAGGACTACTCAAAAGGCGAACCCACTTTTGATTTAACAATTACAGGCGCAGGCGAAAAACCTAAAATTGCCGGCGTGGTAGTTTTGGAAAATACAAGAATTTGCTACCCGCCTGCGTCAAGAAATCCGGGATCGTCTTCAATAATTCCAAAAGAAGCAGAGCTTGACTTAGAGCTTAGAAGCGGAAAAAACACAAAATATGAAAATTCGTTTGCCGACGCGTGGGTTAACGGAAGTTTGTTTTTAACGGGAACTTACGGCGCAGTGAAACCTTTGGGCATTTTAGATTCGCAAAAAGGCACGATAAGTTACTTCGGAATTACTTTTGATATTTTAAACGCAAAAGTTGAAATAGCAGATTCAAAAAATATTTTTATATCGGGAGAAGCGGAAACGCAGGTATATTCTCCGGCAAAAGCCGAATACGGAACTTTCGGAATGTCGGTAACAAAATCCGAAATAAAATCTTTAAACATTCGCTATTATTCTAAAGACGACCCGACTATGGACTCGCAAACAGCATTGGCAAAAATTACAGGAACGGAACAAATCGTTCGCAATGAAACCGAAGAAAACTCTTCAACAATGTCGGATTACTCCATACGCCAGCAGGCTTTGCGCCTTATAGATTCAAGCTTTGCCACGCCTTTTGCCCGCACTATTTTGAGAAGAACCGGGCTTATAGACAACGTGCGCGTTGCATATATGGCGCAAGATCAGGTTGTGGCGCCTTCAGAAGAAAATCAGGACTTTTTAAGCCTGTTATACGGTTCTAAATATTCGTTTGAAAAAAATATTACCGATAAATTATTGCTTGGATACTCTATGGTTATAGACCAAATTGAGCAGAAACTTGACCTTCGCCATGAAATAGAAATGCGATACAGGCTTACAAATAATCTATTTTTAAGCGGAAGTTATGAGCTTGAAAAAGAAGTTCAATTTCACCAACCTGACAGAAAGTTTATGCTGCAGCACCAAATAAGGTTCGGACTTCCGAAGAAATAAATAAAAATCATTGAAATTTTTATGCTTTTTTAATAAAATGTTCAACGTGCATTTTATATTAATACTATTATTTTTTAAGGAATACAAATGAAAAAATTTATCTTTGCGATTTTTGCTGCGACCATCTTAAGCGTAAACGCGTTTGCCGATACCGATAAAGTTATGCGCGTGCAAATTGAAGGGCTGCAAAATGTTAAAATCAAAACCGTCACTTCCGTTATTGAACTCAAGAAAAAAGGCATGGAGTATTCCGACGATATTGCAAGAAGCGACGTTCGCGCTATTTTAGATTTAGGTTCTTTTGAAGACGTTGAATTTAACTTCAATAAAGAAAACGGAACTCTATCTTATATAGTTACGGAAAAACCATACATAAAAAAGATAAATTTTAAAGGCAACAAACAGTTTTCTTCGGGAAAGTTAAAGAGCGAAAGCACATTAAAAGAAAAACAATATTACGACAGCGCCAAGCTTGACGAAACAAAAGCCAAAATAGCTCTTTTATACAAAGACGCCGGCTATGCCGACTGCGAAATTGAAGCGTATCCTACAACAGACGCCGAAACAAATATAATGACCGTCAATTTTCTTATTACGGAAAATAATAAAATTGTCGTAGGCGGCATAAAAATAGACGGCACTGTGGCGTTTAAAGAAAAAAAGATAGTTAAACTTATGAAAACTAAAGTTAAAAAAGTTTTCAAAGAAGATACGTTCAGAACCGACATCGGCTTAATAGAAACTTTCTATAAAAATAACGGGTATATGGAATATAAACTTTTAGATTCCACAATAACCTACAACGACGACCGCACGCAAATGCTTATAACTTTAAGCATCAGCGAAGGCGCAAACTATAAAATAGGAAACATTACTTACGGAGGAAACGAAGCGCTTACGGACAAAGAAATAACAAAATCTCTTAAAATTACAAAAGGCGCCCAGTTTCAACAGTCAAAAATTGCCGAAACGCTTCAGGGCGTTTACGACTTGTATTCAGACAGAGGTTATTTGCACGCGCAAGTTGTTCCGTCGTTTAACGGAGATGAGCAAACCGGAATAGTGGACATAGATTTTGCCATACAGGAAAACGCGGTAGTATATGTAGGCAACGTTTACATTGAAGGGCTTGTTTCAACAAAAGATAAAGTTATCAGAAGAGAAATTCTTGTAAAACACGGAGACGTTTTATCGGCCGGCAAAGTCCGCAGAAGCATTGAAAGAATTTACAACCTTGGGTTTATAGAAGGCGCAGAACCTCAAATACTGCCCACGCAGGCGCCTGACGCAATGGATTTGCTTTTTAACATAACCGAAGGCAAACCCGGTATGATTACCGCCGGCGCCGGATACTCTTCGGTAGATCAATTCGTAGGCTCCATACAGTTTCAACATATGAATCTTTTCGGCTACGGACAGAGACTTAATTTGTTATGGGAATTCGGCGCAAGAAGACAAAACTACGAAATAGATTGGACGGAACCGTGGATTTTCAATAAAAACGCAAGCTTAACCTTAAGCGCATACAACATTGAAAGAGCAAGAGATTACGCAAGCGTTACCGACGCTTACAAAGAAAGCAGAATAGGAGCCGGCGTAAAAGTAGGTCCGCGAATTAGCGAAACCGTCGGGCTTTTATTCGGATACAGTTATGAATTCGTAAAACTTTACGATATAGATTCACGAGTTTTAAGCGACATACAAAGCGCAACGGACTTATCTAAAGACAACACTTCAGCCGTGCTTGCGCAGATAGTTTTTGACAACAGAGATTACGTTTTTGACCCGTCAAGAGGCTCAAGACATCTTTTTGCGTTACAATTTGCCGGCGGACCTCTCGGCGGAAATGTAAATTATGTTAAAGGGACTGCAAAATCTACGTGGTATTTCCCGACGTTTTGGAAGTTTGTATTATCTTTCAATGTTAACGCCGCAATGATAGGCTCTTACGGCGGGCAAAAAACCGTTCCTTTGTATGAAAAGTTTTACGTAGGCGGAGCCGATACCATAAGAGGATACAAGTACAGAACTGAAATAGGCCCTGAAAACGGCGGAACCGTTATGGGGCTTGCAAATGTAGAATATAAATTCCCTATAGTTTCGGATAAAGGAAAAGCAATACTTCAAGGCGCGTTCTTCTACGACATCGGCGGAACGTGGGATAAAGTAAGCGATATAGATTTCTCTCTCGGCACGGGGACAAACAACCTGCGTTCGGGAGTAGGTTTCGGCATACGCTTTGCCACGCCGGTATTCCCGTTGCGTTTAGACTGGGGATACGGCTTAAATCATAAATCGGGAGAACCGCTGCAGCAGTTCTATTTTACAATTGGAAATGTTTTCTAAAAAATTTTTATTACCCGCTATATTTTTGTTTCTCGCTGCGTCTTCTTACGCTTTGGAGCTGCACGTTACGGGCACGCCTGAAAAAAACGTGCAAAGCAGCATAAGCGGAATAGTTTTTATAGATATGGAAAAAGCTTTTGAAAACCACCCAATGACGGCAAGATACAGAGAAGTTCTGCAAAATTTTGCAAAAGGAAGAAAAGAGCTTTTAGACAAGCTTTCTTCCGATATTAAAACCAATGAAAACAAATTAAGCGAAATAGCCGTTAAAATAAACGAAGCCCAAAACAGAAACGATCAGGCAACTATTGAAGAATACGCCAAACAATTTGACGGAGTGAAAAAAACTATTGAAAACTTGCGCAGCACCGTTTCCGAAACTTCCAAACGCACGAAAACCGAGCTGGCTATTATGGAAGAAAAGCAGTCTCTAACGGTATTAAAAGACATAGAACTTGTTTTAAAAGAAGTTGCAAAGCGCCACCGCGCCGATATTGTTTTAGACAAGCAAAGCATTCTTGTAGGCAGCCAAAATAACGAAGATGTAACCGATGAGGTTATAACAAGATTAAAAGGAAGATAAATGAAACTTACCGCATCCGAACTTGCAAAAATAGTTTCCGGAGATCTTGAAGGGAATGCAGCGGAAATAATTACCGGAGCTAACGGATTGTCTGAAGCGCGCGCCGGAGAAGTGTCGTTTTTAGGAAATTTAAAATATACAGCCGACGCTTTAAACACAAAAGCAAGCGTTCTTTTTATTGCAAAAGATACGGATTCTTCGCAATTTAAAAATAAAACCGTTATAAAAGTTAAAAATCCGCAATACGCATTTTCCGTAGTTTTAACCATTATAGATAAAGAAAGACTTGCCGTTATAGAACATAAAGTTTCTCCGTCGGCGCATATTTCGCAAAAAGCGGTTGTGGAAGAAAACGTTTACATAGGGCACAACGTCGTTATTGAAGATGGGGCGTCTGTCGGAAGCGGAACAAAAATATTTCCTAACGTTTACATAGGAAGAAATGTCAAAATAGGAAAAGACTGCATAATATATCCTAACGCGGTAATAAGAGAAAACTGTTCTCTGGGCGACAGAGTAATTTTGCAGCCGTCGGTAGTAATAGGCGGCGACGGTTTCGGTTTTGCCACAATAGACGGCGTAAACAATAAAATTCCTCAGATAGGGCGCGTAGAAATAGGTTCGGACGTGGAAATAGGCGCTCACACCACAATAGACAGAGCTACCGTTGACGCAACAAGAATAGGCGACGGCACAAAAATAGACAATCTTGTTATGATAGCGCATAATGTTCAAATAGGTAAAAATTGTATTATAGTTGCAGAATCCGGAATAGCAGGCTCCACTCAATTGGGCAACAACGTAACTATCGGCGCGCAGGTTGGCATAGTAGGTCATATAAAAATAGGAAACAATGTAACCGTAACGGCTCAATCGGGAGTTACGGCAAATTTAGAAGACGGCGCTATCGTAGGCGGAAACCCGATAACAGATCTTCAAAACAGTATAAAAATAAGAGCCACGTTAAGGCATCTTCCTCAAATGTATCACGACATAAGAAAAATAAAAAAAGATTTGGAGACTACTAAACAAAATGGCTAAACAAACTACCATAGCCGCAGAGGCTTATGTAGAGGGAGTAGGCTTACATACCGGCAAAAAAAGTAAAGTTGTTTTTAAGTCGGCTCC is a genomic window of Endomicrobium proavitum containing:
- a CDS encoding translocation/assembly module TamB domain-containing protein, with product MRKHLKNIILISAAAVLLITAYNLRNMLIVPHLINFLSRSAGHEITLEKIYINPLTASVAFSDISIDNSIHADYASFRINFFRLFGNFKTPEKYLSKIHVDRLSLPSNLSLKNKTDSAGAENSPIKFSLPENTINLSVDNLVLQSSSGSVCLSGINFSINNKKIEGEASYFLLNSTVTLKSLLLFSSTAQYNLNSTLSSNGELTVSANFLGTANSGLSEVFQNINIQKIAYKGFEISNAAGSLSIKNKKLKANISGEFGKINLTSENLSEFLVNGETELEKINKNFSAKINYNGSYKNSKSSINVKIQNLSAYGFLLGNYNLTASTGKEGKYEIYCVYGLREAAAFTYFNGGSYSLKLILDGVVSGAASGNIKDETIKVDLKNISAARLPALPFICKDPSGAVSVLGSLGKTDGNIDVDIRNFQAKNINRTDIKGKLSKNNGLYNVNIVKSDKSVLFNGTFEKTKVLSFDFNFLNLSVYNIFKALGYSQNIVSGTANGYIKYNRGADVEFDLSAVNGVLYANKFKFLEAKGNVNYKSVRISRFILKSDNAGADLDISGLLGFSKDTPESKFDIKAKNIILSGANINADLTFKGKLSGKNEVKGELSGKNIKAAGMAIQKLSADVTVSSQRAVVSSLRTDNGISGNFTASFEEKDLNGMLSFKNTDIKNVYPQLYGIFNGYVKLWGTFASPSVKIESNIKKGEYLKVPFAFSADMLYENKILKVEKALLASKETKALLKGSYGENENISVEFENASEEIINKFIGFVSPVKGLFSGSGSFYKVNGKPYLKMFLGSKNFLIKNAKITDFKSNVIIHDKLISLSSASAKISDSEIKAESAGFNIASGKYFIDLSLVNAHAGFADVFGQISLSGVMKKQKGGSIYSGDITFNNFWINRYKLTNANFNYEIKDKSLKIFKDNAPEGVLNASGTVKFGDAITIENFTVAKDGGLFTVNASIKQDNINAFALGKRISWEFLSDAFELPVEMIGETDINLSFTGHLKNPKASLEINSSNGSIMEIPFDAFDVSMLLENNIAEIKKARIYKKNEVNVSVSGRFPLWLDPSVEKEMKKMPLEIYYSVEDAKMSVLQYITNGYLMPSSGKLNFNGSLKGVYGKIISNGQLNISNGIIAVKNYIEKAKDVTADITLSDNRIQINKFSFKSGAGKVNAEGSVLLESLKIADFNLRIFTADKKGMSLRVLELPIPSFIGSKAIMQDYSKGEPTFDLTITGAGEKPKIAGVVVLENTRICYPPASRNPGSSSIIPKEAELDLELRSGKNTKYENSFADAWVNGSLFLTGTYGAVKPLGILDSQKGTISYFGITFDILNAKVEIADSKNIFISGEAETQVYSPAKAEYGTFGMSVTKSEIKSLNIRYYSKDDPTMDSQTALAKITGTEQIVRNETEENSSTMSDYSIRQQALRLIDSSFATPFARTILRRTGLIDNVRVAYMAQDQVVAPSEENQDFLSLLYGSKYSFEKNITDKLLLGYSMVIDQIEQKLDLRHEIEMRYRLTNNLFLSGSYELEKEVQFHQPDRKFMLQHQIRFGLPKK
- the bamA gene encoding outer membrane protein assembly factor BamA; the encoded protein is MKKFIFAIFAATILSVNAFADTDKVMRVQIEGLQNVKIKTVTSVIELKKKGMEYSDDIARSDVRAILDLGSFEDVEFNFNKENGTLSYIVTEKPYIKKINFKGNKQFSSGKLKSESTLKEKQYYDSAKLDETKAKIALLYKDAGYADCEIEAYPTTDAETNIMTVNFLITENNKIVVGGIKIDGTVAFKEKKIVKLMKTKVKKVFKEDTFRTDIGLIETFYKNNGYMEYKLLDSTITYNDDRTQMLITLSISEGANYKIGNITYGGNEALTDKEITKSLKITKGAQFQQSKIAETLQGVYDLYSDRGYLHAQVVPSFNGDEQTGIVDIDFAIQENAVVYVGNVYIEGLVSTKDKVIRREILVKHGDVLSAGKVRRSIERIYNLGFIEGAEPQILPTQAPDAMDLLFNITEGKPGMITAGAGYSSVDQFVGSIQFQHMNLFGYGQRLNLLWEFGARRQNYEIDWTEPWIFNKNASLTLSAYNIERARDYASVTDAYKESRIGAGVKVGPRISETVGLLFGYSYEFVKLYDIDSRVLSDIQSATDLSKDNTSAVLAQIVFDNRDYVFDPSRGSRHLFALQFAGGPLGGNVNYVKGTAKSTWYFPTFWKFVLSFNVNAAMIGSYGGQKTVPLYEKFYVGGADTIRGYKYRTEIGPENGGTVMGLANVEYKFPIVSDKGKAILQGAFFYDIGGTWDKVSDIDFSLGTGTNNLRSGVGFGIRFATPVFPLRLDWGYGLNHKSGEPLQQFYFTIGNVF
- a CDS encoding OmpH family outer membrane protein, with translation MFSKKFLLPAIFLFLAASSYALELHVTGTPEKNVQSSISGIVFIDMEKAFENHPMTARYREVLQNFAKGRKELLDKLSSDIKTNENKLSEIAVKINEAQNRNDQATIEEYAKQFDGVKKTIENLRSTVSETSKRTKTELAIMEEKQSLTVLKDIELVLKEVAKRHRADIVLDKQSILVGSQNNEDVTDEVITRLKGR
- the lpxD gene encoding UDP-3-O-(3-hydroxymyristoyl)glucosamine N-acyltransferase; protein product: MKLTASELAKIVSGDLEGNAAEIITGANGLSEARAGEVSFLGNLKYTADALNTKASVLFIAKDTDSSQFKNKTVIKVKNPQYAFSVVLTIIDKERLAVIEHKVSPSAHISQKAVVEENVYIGHNVVIEDGASVGSGTKIFPNVYIGRNVKIGKDCIIYPNAVIRENCSLGDRVILQPSVVIGGDGFGFATIDGVNNKIPQIGRVEIGSDVEIGAHTTIDRATVDATRIGDGTKIDNLVMIAHNVQIGKNCIIVAESGIAGSTQLGNNVTIGAQVGIVGHIKIGNNVTVTAQSGVTANLEDGAIVGGNPITDLQNSIKIRATLRHLPQMYHDIRKIKKDLETTKQNG